One Agelaius phoeniceus isolate bAgePho1 chromosome 6, bAgePho1.hap1, whole genome shotgun sequence DNA window includes the following coding sequences:
- the LOC143694322 gene encoding scavenger receptor cysteine-rich type 1 protein M130-like isoform X1, translating into MGPLLALGLLVCVRLCGGSGELRLVGGGGRCAGRVEVKHDGEWGSVCAFDFDWEARWAVVVCRQLGCGRVARASLHAPFGPGSGRIWLQPFFCRGTEDALEQCPNIGWGRHFCGHEWDVGVTCTDAVELRLAGGGSPCAGRVEVKLRGHWGTVGDHSWDMEDAEVVCQQLGCGSASIAYYTHERFGVGDGLVSLALVNCSGAEATLWDCEIRGWGPYNSSINVSDVGVVCQGFSRLVGGDGACAGRLEVRQGQAWVGVCADEVDMKAAQVVCRELGCGEVIAIAGSGRFGAVSGSLWDGGFRCNGTEPLLSACARRPAQRQECSGPASVICSSYTGFRLGNGSSGCAGRVEVAVRGTWGSVCASEWDLPDAHVLCRHLGCGRAFSVPPGGSFGSGEGPLLPDAFGCSGSERHPGQCPVAVLGKPPCAPGNAAAVNCSGAVESLRLVKGETRCEGFLEYNTSTGAWHRVPGEVSLLRNLSNVCWKLDCGELEKSHGVPGEVYLLRDNKWGILKTVIKDIVQMTTDLASRTISEDHFWRDYGLMTTGPADIPHGTYLVCSGSLQVRLVGSSGRCAGRVEVYSGGSWSWVCQEGWGLQAAAVVCRELGCGTALQAPGWARLGAGAGPLWPYSPDCSGSEESLWECGRTERRECGRGGGAGAVCSEQLSVRLAGGPGRCRGFLEMFQNSTWGRVCANGTSNGTAAAVCRLLGCGELGELSAVTAQEPTEAWLAWVGCEDGARSLWQCPSAAWHLQSCRPGGDAYVDCEEDSDGTTEGHTTPYPEGASSTGVPRRRPPAVAVGSVPVPTVLCVVLGTLLCLSLGALALLLCRARARRRGPGRAADAISNAVYEELDYKAMPEFQEVPTPPGSLLEGWVKKLPYYTGDSVEGSDTEAAPDPPAWPEQGPLDGYDDVLDVPQEPPAASSGDISKGVAGQRWSCVLPTGPAGATREPSEQPPGHMDYDDVGSSALGTLP; encoded by the exons ATGGGGccgctgctggctctggggctgctcgtGTGCGTGCGGCTGTGCGGGG GCTCCGGGGAGCTGCGTCTGgtgggcggcggcgggcgctgTGCCGGGCGCGTGGAGGTGAAGCACGACGGTGAGTGGGGCTCCGTGTGCGCCTTCGACTTCGACTGGGAGGCTCGCTGGGCCGTGGTGGTGTGCCGGCAGCTGGGCTGCGGCCGGGTGGCCAGGGCGTCCCTGCACGCCCCGTTCGGGCCGGGCAGCGGGCGGATCTGGCTGCAGCCCTTCTTCTGCCGTGGCACCGAGGATGCGCTTGAGCAGTGTCCTAACATCGGATGGGGACGGCATTTCTGCGGCCACGAGTGGGATGTGGGAGTGACCTGCACAG ATGCTGTGGAGCTGAGGCTGGCGGGCGGCGGCAGTCCCTGTGCCGGGAGGGTGGAGGTGAAGCTgcggggacactggggcacgGTGGGAGACCACAGCTGGGACATGGAGGACGCCGAGGTGgtttgccagcagctgggctgtggctcGGCTTCTATTGCCTACTACACCCACGAGCGCTTTGGCGTCGGGGACGGGCTCGTCAGCCTGGCCCTGGTGAACTGCAGTGGGGCCGAGGCCACGCTCTGGGACTGCGAGATCCGCGGCTGGGGACCCTATAACAGCAGCATCAATGTCTCGGACGTTGGCGTTGTCTGCCAAG GCTTTTCCCGGCTGGTTGGTGGCGATGGAGCCTGTGCTGGGCGGCTGGAGGTGCGTCAGGGCCAGGCCTGGGTCGGTGTCTGTGCGGATGAGGTGGACATGAAGGCGGCCCAGGTggtgtgcagggagctgggctgcggTGAGGTGATCGCCATCGCCGGCAGTGGGCGTTTTGGGGCAGTGTCGGGATCGCTCTGGGACGGGGGGTTCCGGTGCAATGGCACCGAGCCCCTCCTGAGTGCCTGTGCCCGGCGTCCGGCCCAGAGGCAGGAGTGCAGCGGCCCTGCCAGCGTCATCTGCTCCT CCTACACGGGCTTCCGGCTGGGCAACGGCAGCTCGGGATGCGCCGGGCGAGTGGAGGTGGCAGTGAGGGGGACGTGGGGCTCCGTGTGCGCCAGCGAGTGGGACCTGCCCGATGCGCACGTCCTGTGCCGGCACCTGGGCTGCGGCCGCGCCTTCAGCGTGCCCCCGGGAGGCTCCTTCGGCAGCGGGGAGGGGCCGCTGCTGCCGGACGCCTTCGGCTGCAGCGGGAGCGAGCGGCACCCGGGCCAGTGCCCCGTGGCCGTGCTGGGGAAGCCGCCCTGTGCCCCCGGAAACGCCGCCGCCGTCAACTGCTCAG GCGCTGTTGAGTCCCTGCGGCTTGTGAAAGGTGAGACCCGCTGCGAGGGGTTTCTGGAGTATAACACAAGCACCGGGGCCTGGCACCGTGTGCCGGGAGAGGTTTCGCTCCTACGGAATTTGAGCAACGTGTGTTGGAAGCTGGACTGTGGGGAACTGGAGAAGAGTCACggtgtccctggggaggtcTATCTGTTGCGAGACAACAAGTGGGGCATCTTGAAAACGGTGATCAAAGACATTGTGCAGATGACCACTGATCTGGCCAGTAGGACCATAAGTGAGGATCATTTTTGGCGCGATTACGGGTTGATGACCACTGGACCAGCTGACATCCCTCATGGGACCTACCTTGTCTGCTCAG GCAGCCTGCAGGTGAGGCTGGTGGGGAGCTCTGGGCGCTGTGCCGGGCGTGTGGAGGTCTATTCCggtggcagctggagctgggtgtgccaggaaggctgggggctgcaggccGCGGCCGTTGTGTGccgggagctgggctgtggcacGGCTCTGCAGGCCCCGGGCTGGGCGCGCTTGGGTGCCGGCGCGGGGCCGCTGTGGCCGTACAGCCCCGACTGCTCCGGCTCCGAGGAGTCTCTGTGGGAATGCGGGCGCACGGAACGGCGCGAGTGCGGGcgtggcggcggggcaggggccGTCTGCTCAG agcagctctccgtGCGGCTGGCAGGGGGCCCTGGGCGCTGCCGGGGCTTCCTGGAGATGTTCCAGAACAGCACCTGGGGCCGCGTGTGCGCCAACGGCACCAGCAACGGCACCGCCGCCGCCGTCTGCcgcctgctgggctgtggggaaCTGGGCGAGCTCTCAGCTGTCACCGCCCAGGAGCCGACCGAGGCCTGGCTGGCCTGGGTGGGCTGTGAGGATGGGGCCCGCTCGCTCTGGCAGTGCCCCTCGGCAGCCTGGCACCTACAGAGCTGCAGGCCAGGCGGGGATGCCTATGTGGACTGTGAGGAGGACAGTGATGGCACCACTGAGGGACACACGACCCCATATCCGGagggtgccagcagcacag gtgTCCCCAGAAGAAGGCCCCCGGCAGTGGCCGTGGGgtctgtgcctgtgcccactgtgctgtgtgtggtgctggggacgctgctgtgcctgtccctgggtgccctggccctgctgctgtgccgTGCCCGTGCCCGGCGCCGAG gccctggcagagccgcAGATGCCATCTCCAACGCTGTCTACGAGGAGCTGGATTACAAAGCCATGCCCGAATTCCAGGAGGTGCCCACTCCCCCAG GTTCCCTGTTGGAGGGATGGGTGAAGAAGCTGCCGTATTACACAGGGGACAGCGTGGAGGGGAGTGACACCGAGGCAGCCCCAG ATCCCCCTGCCTGGCCTGAGCAAGGACCCCTGGATGGCTACGACGATGTCCTGGatgtgccccaggagccccccgCTGCCAGCAGTGGGGACATCTCGAAGGGAGTGGCAGGGCAGAGGTGGAGCTGTGTGCTCCCCACAG GTCCCGCAGGAGCCACCAGGGAGCCCTCGGAACAGCCCCCTGGACACATGGACTATGATGATGTCGGCAGCAGCGCCCTGGGGACGTTGCCATGA